The stretch of DNA TGCGGCCAGACCTTGAGCTGCAACGCTTCGAGAGTTGGCCACCGGGTTTGTGCGCGCTGTTTGATGGCACATCGTTGGTGGCTAAAGCAGGTTTTACCGCCTCGCTGGTGCAGAGCGCTTCATCCGGTGAACTACGCACGGCGCTACTCGGCATTGGCGAGCTATACGCGCCCGATAGCCGTACATTGTGCGTGGCGCTATGGCCGCAGTCGCGCTCGGCGGAGACGTTGCGCTGCAATGGCCGGGCGGCACTGACCTATGTTTTCGAGGGCGCGTTTTATCAGGTTCAACTCCGGTTTGCTGTGCTGCCTGATGTGCCTGTCGACCTTGCCACGGCCACTGCTTCCATCGTTACCCCTGACCTTGTCACAGCGAAGCCACAGCAAATAGCCACGTTCACCGGCGTGATCGAGACTGGTGAAGCCCAGCGTGTGCGCTATGCGCATCTGACGGGCGGAATGGGCTTTGAACTGGACACCGGTGAGCGGGATCGGGTGCTCGCTCGCTGGGCATGGCAAATCGGGCAACTGAAACGGCGGTTTGCCGCAGTACAGCGGTAAGGGTGGATGCCGTTGCACGCGCGGTAGGCGCAGCAGCTTTTTCCGGATCGAGACAAAAAAAGAACCCGGTGGCTATAGCGCGCCATTTCCGGGTTCAGTGCTGAAGCCTTGAAGTATCTGACGTATTGACAGCGTTAACGTTAAGTACGTTAAACGTACTTAACGTCCGCGATTGCCACCGCCGCGTCCGGGTGTCCGGCCACCGCCACCCAGCAATGCCCCCGGGCCTTTAGTGGGCGTTGCGCGCGGCGCACCGCTGCCTGTGCCACGATCATGCGTCGCCGGGCCGGGTTTGCCGTGATGGCGTGTCGTTTCGTGCCGCGGGTTGTCCCTGCGGACCTGTGCGGGCGCATTAACTGGCTTGGACGTTTGGGGGGCCGCCGCCGGACTGGTTTGAGCCGCCTGCGGTTTTTGGCCGCCCGAGCGTTGCCCTGAACGCTGTCCCGAACGTGGCGCCGCCGCGCCCCCCGAGCCTTGGCGCGGCCGCCCACTGCCACCACCGCCGCCTTGGCTGCGTCGCAAAATCGGTTCGGGCTTGGCATCTGGATCGGGTTCGAAACCCGCGATGACCTCTTGTGGCACCGGGCGCTTGATAAGCCGCTCGATATCCTTGAGTAATTGCAACTCATCGACACACACCAGCGAGACGGCTTCGCCCGTCGCGCCTGCACGGCCGGTGCGCCCGATCCGGTGCACATAGTCTTCCGGCACATTAGGCAGGTCATAGTTGACGACGTGCGGCAACTGGTCGATGTCGATACCGCGTGCAGCGATGTCCGTTGCTACCAGCACCTGCAGCGTGCCGTCCTTGAACTCGGCGAGCGCGCGGGTGCGTGCCGACTGGCTCTTGTTGCCGTGAATCGCCAGGGCGCTGATGCCATCTTTCTCCAGTTGTTCGGCCAGACGGTTCGCGCCGTGCTTGGTTCGTGTGAACACGAGCACCTGAAACCATTTGTGCTGCCGGATCAGATGCGTCAGGAGCTCGCGTTTGCGATCGCGGTCAACGGGATGGATTTTTTGCGCGATGGTTTCGGCGGTGGTATTGCGGCGCGCGACTTCGATCAGTGCGGGCGAATCGAGCAGGTTATCCGCCAGCGTTTTGATTTCGTCGGAGAACGTCGCGGAAAACAGCAGGTTCTGGCGTTTGGGCGGCAGTTTGGCTAGTACGCGTTTGATGTCGTGAATGAAACCCATGTCGAGCATGCGGTCGGCTTCGTCGAGCACCAGAATTTCGAGTTGCGACAGATCAATCGTTTTTTGCTGCATGTGATCGAGCAGTCGTCCGGGTGTTGCCACGACGATATCGACGCCCCGGCGCAGCGCGTCGATTTGCGGGTTGATACCGACACCACCGAACATCACGGTGGATTTGAGTTTCAGATACTTGCCGTACAGGCGCACACTTTCTTCGACCTGTGCGGCAAGCTCGCGCGTCGGTGTGAGAATCAGTGCCCGCACGGGACGCTTGCCCGTGGCATGGGCAGGAGCGGGCAGAGTGGTTAGACGTTGCAGGATCGGCAGCGTGAAGCCCGCGGTTTTGCCGGTGCCGGTTTGCGCACCTGCCAGCAGGTCGCCGCCGTTGAGCACAGCCGGAATAGCCTGCATCTGGATGGGCGTGGGAACGGTATAGCCGAGTTCGTGGACAGCGCGGACAAGGGGTTCGGACAAGCCGAGAGAATCAAAAGACATAAACACTCTTTGCAATGCAGGTAGGGTGACCGGTACAGCGCATTGTTGCGAGGCATGCTTTGGGGCTCGCTTCAAGGCCAACTCCGAGGCTAACTCTGGGGCTAACTTTGGGGCTAACTTTGGGGCTAACTTCAAGGGGCTCACGCCCTGTGACCGGTCATGGAAAAATCGGCGGCACGCGTCTGGCATGCCGGATGCTAATGCTTCAACGCAACATGCAGACACGCTCGTTGGCGGTAAGTTGCATGGTTATTGCGGCGTCCATCGCAGCCTGGTGCCGCGCAATGCGGCGTTTAGGCAACATAGCGCACCACGCTGATGAACTGGCAAACGCTGCCTGCCAGGACAAACAGGTGCCAGATGCCATGCCCGTGGCGGATGCGTTCATCGTTGATGAAAAACCAGATGCCCACGGTATAGCTCAGCCCGCCTGCGACGAGCCATGCCGTGGCAGCCGCAGGTAGCGTCTCGACGATAGGAACCACGGCGACCAGCGCTAGCCATCCCATCAGCACATACAACATCATCGAGACGCGCCGGGTGCGCCGCCCTAACGTTAGTTCCTGAGCGATGCCGAACACAGCCAGCCCCCAGCTCACGCCAAACAGCGACCAGCCCCACGGCCCGCGCAAGGTAACCAGGGTGAATGGGGTATAGCTGCCAGCGATCAGCAGATAGATCGCCGAATGATCGCATTTCTGCAAAACAGCCTTGAAGCGGGGGTGACGCGTGCCGTGGTAAAGCGTTGAGACAGCATACAGCACGACCAGCATGCTGCCGTAAATCGCAAAGCTCACGATCTTGTACGGGTCGCCTTGCTGGGCCGCCAGCGTGACGAGTGCAACGAGGCCGGCTAACGCAAGCAGCGCACCGGCCAGGTGCGTCAGGCAGTTGAACCGTTCACCGGCTGGCAAGGTTTTTCCTCGGGTACGGCGTCATCGATCGAGCAGGTTAAACGGGTTTTGAGGCAGGTTTTGAAGCAGGTCTTGAAAGACGAAGGGCGCGGCTGCGGTTTCCCGCGAGCCGCGCCCTTAAGTCATCCTGCGCTGGTTAATCGAGTGGAGCCGAACGCAGGTCGTTCACCTGCTGCGGCGATATCGCCGTGCCATGGTTGCCCCATGTCATGCGGATGTAGGACACCACGGCAGCGACTTCCTGGTTAGACAGCGATTGCGCGAATGGCGGCATGCCATAGGGTTTCGGGTTGCCTGCCGTGCTCGGCGGATAACCGCCATTGAGCACCATGCGAATCGGATTGACGGCCGATGGCATCTGGATGGACTGGTTGTTGGCCAGCGGCGGGTAATGCGGTGGCTGCCCTAAACCATTGGCTTCGTGACACTTCGCGCATTGGTCGGCGTAGATCTTCTTGCCTTGCTTGAGCAGCTCGTTGCCAAACTGTGGCGAGGTTTCGAGTTGCAGATGCTCCGGCGCGTCGCTTTTCTGCGGGATGGTCTTCAGATACACGGCCATCGCGCGAATATCTGCGTCGTTCATGTATTGCAGGCTGTTGTGCACGACGTCAGCCATCGGACCAAACACCGCGCCACGTTGCGATACACCGGTTTTCAGCAGGCTGGCGATGTCCTTGATATCCCAGTCGCCGAGGCCGGATTCGGCGTTCGACGTGAGTGAAGGCGCATACCAGTTTTGCAGCGGAATCAGGCCGCCCGCGAACGCCGATGAATTGATCGGGCCACCCAGCGCGTTGATCGAGGTGTGGCACATGCCGCAATGGGCGAGGCCTTCAACCAGATAGGCGCCGCGGTTCCATTCGACGGACTGGGCTGGATCAGCCTTGTACTCGCCTTCACGGAAAAACAGCGTGCGCCAGCCGATCAGCAGGTTGCGGTTGTTGAACGGGAACTTCAGCTCGTGCGGATGGCTTGGCACGTTGACCGGTGGCACCGAGCGGATATAGGCGTAGATCGCATCGGAATCCGCGCGCGTGACTTTGGTGTAGCTCGTGAACGGGAAGCCCGGATACAGCAGGCTGCCGTCTTTCGAGCGGCCCGTGTGCATCGCGCGATAGAAATCGTCCGAGGTCCATTTGCCAATGCCGTATTGATCGTCAGGCGTGATGTTCGGCGTAAACATCGTGCCGAACGGCGTGGCCATCGGCAGGCCGCCAGCGAACTCCTTGCCGCCGCGCACGGTGTGGCAGGCGATACAGTCGCCAGCCCGGGCGAGATACTCGCCCTGCTTGACGAGGGCAGCCTGGTCGGCAGGCGTGGCAGCGACGGCGGTGCCGTTATGCAGGTTATCGCCGCCCGTCCACCGGATGGGAACGAACGCAGCGGCAACAACGATGACGACAGCCGAAAGGGCGAACAGGGTCTTGCGTTTCATAGGTGAGTTCTCCCGAAGCCTTATTGCGGTTCGCTGCCGCAGGCAAGCGGAAGCTTCAGCGAGCGCGCCGGTGCCGGCACGGGGTTGGACGGAGCGGGCTGTTGCGCCAGCCATGATGCGGCGGCGTTGACGTCCTCGTCGCTCAGGCGTGTGGCGATGGTGTGCATGCAGTCTGGTTGCACCGCGTGCCGGGTACCCGAGCGCCAGGCGCCAAGCTGCGCACTGATGTAGTCAGCATGCAGGCCGACGAGGCCCGGAATAGCGGGTTGCATGCCCGTCAGCGCCTGGCCGTGGCAGGCGACGCAGGCGGGAACCTGCCTGCTGGCGTCGCCTTGCAGCACGATCTGCTTGCCCCGTGCGAGTGTCTCAGGTGACACGGTCGGCGCGGCTGGCGCCGGATACGGCGGGCGCTGCTGCGAGAAATAAGTGGCGATCTGATGAAGGTAATCGTCGGAGAGATACGTGACGAGGTAGTTCATCGGCGGGTACTTGCGGCGGCCTTCGCGGAAATTCTTGAGCTGGTTGTACAGATAATCAGCTGGCTTGCCTGCGAGGCGCGGGAAGTAGTCGTTATCGGTGCCTTGTCCGTGCGAGCCGTGACATGACGTACAACCCTGCACACGTGCTTCCATGGTGTCAGGGGCTTTA from Paraburkholderia hayleyella encodes:
- a CDS encoding DEAD/DEAH box helicase → MSFDSLGLSEPLVRAVHELGYTVPTPIQMQAIPAVLNGGDLLAGAQTGTGKTAGFTLPILQRLTTLPAPAHATGKRPVRALILTPTRELAAQVEESVRLYGKYLKLKSTVMFGGVGINPQIDALRRGVDIVVATPGRLLDHMQQKTIDLSQLEILVLDEADRMLDMGFIHDIKRVLAKLPPKRQNLLFSATFSDEIKTLADNLLDSPALIEVARRNTTAETIAQKIHPVDRDRKRELLTHLIRQHKWFQVLVFTRTKHGANRLAEQLEKDGISALAIHGNKSQSARTRALAEFKDGTLQVLVATDIAARGIDIDQLPHVVNYDLPNVPEDYVHRIGRTGRAGATGEAVSLVCVDELQLLKDIERLIKRPVPQEVIAGFEPDPDAKPEPILRRSQGGGGGSGRPRQGSGGAAAPRSGQRSGQRSGGQKPQAAQTSPAAAPQTSKPVNAPAQVRRDNPRHETTRHHGKPGPATHDRGTGSGAPRATPTKGPGALLGGGGRTPGRGGGNRGR
- the trhA gene encoding PAQR family membrane homeostasis protein TrhA; the encoded protein is MPAGERFNCLTHLAGALLALAGLVALVTLAAQQGDPYKIVSFAIYGSMLVVLYAVSTLYHGTRHPRFKAVLQKCDHSAIYLLIAGSYTPFTLVTLRGPWGWSLFGVSWGLAVFGIAQELTLGRRTRRVSMMLYVLMGWLALVAVVPIVETLPAAATAWLVAGGLSYTVGIWFFINDERIRHGHGIWHLFVLAGSVCQFISVVRYVA
- a CDS encoding cytochrome c, producing MKRKTLFALSAVVIVVAAAFVPIRWTGGDNLHNGTAVAATPADQAALVKQGEYLARAGDCIACHTVRGGKEFAGGLPMATPFGTMFTPNITPDDQYGIGKWTSDDFYRAMHTGRSKDGSLLYPGFPFTSYTKVTRADSDAIYAYIRSVPPVNVPSHPHELKFPFNNRNLLIGWRTLFFREGEYKADPAQSVEWNRGAYLVEGLAHCGMCHTSINALGGPINSSAFAGGLIPLQNWYAPSLTSNAESGLGDWDIKDIASLLKTGVSQRGAVFGPMADVVHNSLQYMNDADIRAMAVYLKTIPQKSDAPEHLQLETSPQFGNELLKQGKKIYADQCAKCHEANGLGQPPHYPPLANNQSIQMPSAVNPIRMVLNGGYPPSTAGNPKPYGMPPFAQSLSNQEVAAVVSYIRMTWGNHGTAISPQQVNDLRSAPLD
- a CDS encoding c-type cytochrome, whose protein sequence is MSSRRIFRPLLALLLIGSAGVYSAAKAQTQPKAPDTMEARVQGCTSCHGSHGQGTDNDYFPRLAGKPADYLYNQLKNFREGRRKYPPMNYLVTYLSDDYLHQIATYFSQQRPPYPAPAAPTVSPETLARGKQIVLQGDASRQVPACVACHGQALTGMQPAIPGLVGLHADYISAQLGAWRSGTRHAVQPDCMHTIATRLSDEDVNAAASWLAQQPAPSNPVPAPARSLKLPLACGSEPQ